One Shewanella sp. MR-4 DNA window includes the following coding sequences:
- the lptM gene encoding LPS translocon maturation chaperone LptM yields the protein MLRKMRLFLLLLLGSLFITACGQKGPLYKSSPAEVSQPTEIKAPKSEATPAEPAEPQAETEKTQ from the coding sequence ATGTTGAGAAAAATGAGACTGTTTTTATTGTTATTGCTTGGTAGCCTATTCATTACAGCATGCGGTCAAAAAGGCCCCCTGTATAAATCCTCTCCCGCAGAGGTGAGTCAGCCTACAGAAATTAAGGCGCCGAAGAGTGAGGCAACCCCTGCCGAGCCGGCGGAGCCTCAAGCTGAAACTGAAAAAACACAATAA
- a CDS encoding DUF484 family protein, with amino-acid sequence MTEPLMPQTDLPFDELIIREYLLDNPDFFNRYPELLLAMRLPHSERGAISLVERRQELLRQRVGQLEEEITSLLAMAARNEKIFLFNTELSFKLLNCVNLEALKEVLADSLKTQFNFTHVRLISVLDADVEMQVIWAQRLRKDYYFGRLTQQEAKRLFGSEVGSVALVKLADEIPMIFAVASQDAAHFHPDMDNMLLEQLRRLLAHMLAKL; translated from the coding sequence ATGACCGAGCCTTTGATGCCGCAGACCGATCTTCCCTTCGATGAGTTGATTATTCGCGAGTACCTACTCGATAACCCAGACTTTTTTAATCGTTATCCCGAGCTGTTACTTGCGATGCGCTTACCCCATTCGGAGCGCGGCGCGATTTCCTTGGTCGAGCGTCGTCAAGAGTTACTGCGCCAACGGGTTGGGCAACTCGAAGAAGAAATCACCAGTCTGCTGGCGATGGCAGCGCGCAATGAAAAGATATTCCTCTTTAATACCGAGCTGTCTTTTAAATTACTCAATTGCGTTAATTTAGAAGCCCTTAAAGAAGTGCTGGCCGATAGTTTAAAGACGCAGTTTAATTTTACCCATGTGCGCCTGATCAGCGTGTTAGATGCTGATGTGGAGATGCAAGTGATTTGGGCTCAGCGTTTGCGCAAGGATTACTACTTTGGCCGGTTAACCCAGCAAGAAGCGAAACGCCTGTTTGGTAGCGAAGTGGGCTCTGTCGCGTTAGTGAAATTAGCCGATGAGATCCCGATGATTTTTGCCGTTGCTAGCCAAGATGCGGCGCATTTCCATCCCGATATGGACAATATGTTGCTCGAACAATTGCGCCGATTACTCGCACATATGCTGGCCAAGCTTTAA
- the xerC gene encoding tyrosine recombinase XerC, with protein sequence MTPQCQSYLQQFETYMQSERQLSAHTVRNYMYELQRGSELLPEGVDLLNVGREHWQQVLAKLHRKGLSPRSLSLWLSAIKQWGEFLLRSGVIELNPAKGLSAPKQAKPLPKNIDVDSISHLLAIEGNDPLTLRDKAIMELFYSSGLRLAELAALDLSSVQYDQHEVRVLGKGNKERIVPVGRYAIEAISAWLKCRKQISCEDNALFVTEKGKRLSHRSIQARMSKWGQEQALSMRVHPHKLRHSFATHMLESSADLRAVQELLGHENLSTTQIYTSLDFQHLAKVYDNAHPRAKKQQDK encoded by the coding sequence ATGACCCCGCAGTGTCAGTCCTATTTGCAGCAGTTTGAAACCTATATGCAGTCTGAGCGCCAGTTATCGGCGCATACGGTTCGCAATTATATGTACGAATTGCAGCGGGGAAGCGAGTTACTGCCAGAGGGCGTCGATCTGCTCAATGTGGGTCGTGAGCATTGGCAACAGGTGCTTGCTAAGCTGCATCGCAAGGGCTTGAGCCCGCGCTCGCTATCATTGTGGTTGTCGGCCATCAAACAGTGGGGAGAATTTTTATTGCGCTCAGGCGTGATTGAACTTAATCCTGCCAAGGGGCTGAGTGCGCCCAAACAAGCCAAACCGTTACCGAAGAATATCGATGTCGATTCTATCTCGCATCTGCTCGCGATTGAGGGCAATGATCCGCTGACCCTGCGTGATAAAGCCATTATGGAGCTGTTTTACTCTAGTGGATTGCGCTTGGCTGAACTGGCGGCGCTGGACTTATCCAGCGTGCAATACGACCAGCATGAAGTGCGCGTGTTAGGCAAAGGCAACAAAGAGCGCATCGTCCCCGTTGGGCGTTACGCCATAGAGGCCATCAGTGCTTGGCTTAAGTGCCGCAAACAAATTTCCTGTGAAGATAATGCATTGTTTGTCACGGAGAAGGGCAAGCGTTTGTCCCATCGCAGTATTCAGGCGCGCATGAGCAAATGGGGTCAGGAGCAGGCGCTTTCTATGCGGGTGCATCCCCATAAGTTACGCCATTCCTTTGCGACGCACATGCTGGAATCCAGTGCCGATTTGCGGGCGGTGCAGGAATTATTGGGTCACGAAAACCTGTCGACCACGCAAATTTATACCAGTTTAGATTTCCAACACTTAGCTAAGGTGTATGATAACGCCCATCCTAGAGCGAAAAAACAACAGGATAAATAA
- the lysA gene encoding diaminopimelate decarboxylase gives MDHFLYQDNTLYAEGCRVNDLAQQYGTPLYIYSRATLERHWHAFNNAVADHPHLVCYAVKANSNLAVLNVLARLGSGFDIVSGGELARVIEAGGDPAKVVFSGVGKTVAEMEQALNLGIYCFNVESSAELEQLNQVAGRLGKIAPVSLRVNPDVDAGTHPYISTGLKENKFGIAMDEAEVVFARAHALPHLQVKGVDCHIGSQLTEIQPFLDAMDRMLALIDRLAEQGIVIEHFDVGGGLGVTYDDETPPHPDVYAAALLARLGDRKLKLIFEPGRAIAANAGIFVTQVLYLKENSDKRFAIVDGAMNDLIRPALYSAWQNIIPVNPRDEQAQVFDIVGPVCETGDFLGKDRALAIAAGDLLVVRSSGAYGFAMASNYNTRPRAAEVMVDGDKAYLVREREKLAQLWQGEQLLP, from the coding sequence TTGGATCACTTTCTCTACCAAGACAATACCCTGTACGCCGAAGGCTGTCGGGTCAATGATTTAGCCCAGCAGTATGGCACGCCATTGTATATCTATTCCCGTGCGACGCTCGAACGTCACTGGCATGCGTTTAACAATGCGGTGGCCGACCATCCACATTTAGTGTGTTACGCGGTGAAAGCCAACTCGAACTTAGCCGTGCTAAACGTCTTGGCTCGTTTAGGCAGTGGTTTTGATATTGTCTCGGGCGGAGAGTTAGCGCGGGTGATTGAAGCCGGTGGCGACCCGGCCAAAGTGGTATTTTCGGGCGTGGGTAAAACCGTTGCCGAAATGGAACAGGCACTTAACCTCGGTATTTATTGCTTTAATGTCGAATCGAGCGCCGAGCTTGAGCAGTTAAATCAGGTCGCGGGCCGCTTAGGTAAAATTGCTCCCGTGTCATTGCGGGTGAATCCCGATGTCGATGCCGGTACGCATCCTTATATTTCGACGGGCCTTAAAGAGAACAAATTTGGTATCGCTATGGATGAGGCCGAAGTTGTATTCGCCCGTGCCCATGCGCTGCCACATTTACAGGTAAAAGGGGTCGATTGCCACATTGGTTCACAACTGACTGAGATCCAGCCTTTCCTCGATGCGATGGACAGAATGTTAGCCCTTATCGACCGTTTGGCCGAGCAAGGCATTGTGATTGAACACTTCGATGTGGGTGGTGGTTTAGGGGTGACCTATGATGATGAAACCCCGCCACATCCTGATGTTTACGCCGCAGCCCTGCTCGCGCGTTTAGGCGATCGCAAGCTCAAGTTAATTTTCGAGCCGGGTCGTGCCATTGCCGCTAACGCGGGTATTTTCGTCACGCAGGTGCTGTACCTTAAAGAAAACAGCGATAAACGTTTTGCGATTGTCGACGGCGCGATGAACGACTTAATTCGTCCCGCACTCTATAGCGCTTGGCAAAATATCATTCCGGTAAATCCAAGGGATGAACAAGCGCAAGTATTTGATATCGTAGGGCCTGTGTGCGAAACCGGTGACTTTTTAGGTAAAGACAGAGCACTTGCGATTGCGGCAGGGGATTTATTGGTTGTGCGCTCGAGCGGTGCCTACGGTTTTGCCATGGCCTCTAACTATAACACTCGTCCCCGTGCGGCCGAGGTGATGGTCGATGGTGACAAGGCTTATCTGGTGCGTGAGCGAGAAAAATTAGCGCAGCTCTGGCAAGGTGAGCAACTCCTGCCGTAA
- the dapF gene encoding diaminopimelate epimerase codes for MIQFTKMHGLGNDFMVVDGVTQNVFFSPEQIRRLADRNFGVGFDQLLLVEPPYDPDLDFHYRIFNADGGEVENCGNGARCFARFVRNKGLTNKNKIRVSTSAGKMTLRLERDGTVTVNMGVPVLDPSQIPFKAKKAEKTYLLQTSQQTFLCGAASMGNPHCVLDVEDVANANVAEIGALLTKHERFPRGVNVGFMQVVNSGHIKLRVYERGAAETLACGTGACAAVVVGQIQGKLDQQVRVDLPGGTLTINWEGEGKPLWMTGPAQHVYDGQIQL; via the coding sequence TTGATCCAATTCACTAAGATGCACGGACTGGGCAACGATTTTATGGTGGTCGATGGTGTCACGCAGAACGTGTTCTTTTCGCCTGAGCAGATCCGCCGTTTAGCCGACCGTAACTTTGGTGTCGGTTTCGATCAACTTTTACTGGTTGAGCCGCCCTATGATCCCGATTTGGATTTTCACTATCGTATCTTTAATGCCGACGGTGGTGAGGTCGAAAACTGCGGCAATGGCGCCCGTTGTTTTGCGCGCTTTGTTCGTAATAAAGGGCTGACGAATAAGAATAAAATTCGTGTAAGTACCTCGGCGGGTAAGATGACTCTGCGCCTCGAACGTGACGGTACTGTGACTGTGAATATGGGCGTGCCTGTGCTCGATCCTAGCCAAATTCCTTTCAAAGCCAAGAAGGCCGAAAAAACCTATCTGCTGCAAACGTCGCAACAAACCTTTTTATGTGGCGCGGCGTCGATGGGTAACCCCCATTGCGTGCTCGATGTGGAAGATGTTGCTAACGCTAATGTCGCCGAGATTGGTGCACTGCTCACTAAGCATGAGCGTTTTCCGCGCGGAGTAAACGTCGGCTTTATGCAGGTAGTGAACTCGGGCCATATCAAGCTTAGAGTTTATGAACGCGGTGCGGCCGAGACTTTAGCCTGTGGTACTGGGGCTTGTGCCGCTGTGGTGGTTGGGCAAATCCAAGGCAAACTCGATCAACAGGTACGTGTCGACTTGCCCGGGGGCACCTTAACCATCAATTGGGAAGGCGAAGGCAAACCCCTGTGGATGACGGGGCCAGCGCAGCACGTTTACGATGGACAAATTCAGTTATGA
- a CDS encoding HAD-IA family hydrolase, translating to MRCYLRPQNIRAISFDLDDTLYDNEPHILNAEAELTQFLHQAFPLTQAWQPQQWRLLKLQLLQQNPALAHDTSAARIATLHKGLSLLGYSESEAKRGAQEGLDCFYFHRSHFQVSDEVLALLTRLSAHFRLIGITNGNVDAQRIGLSEVFEFVLHPGSGVRMKPAKDMFSQACERLDIGLDELLHVGDSMNADVRGARLAGCQSVWLNPSFGRVASLPIAALLPHMEIATLDALLEILLP from the coding sequence ATGCGTTGTTATCTTAGACCCCAGAATATTCGTGCGATCAGCTTCGATCTCGACGATACCTTATACGATAACGAGCCTCATATTCTGAATGCCGAAGCTGAGCTAACACAGTTTTTGCATCAGGCTTTTCCGCTGACTCAGGCTTGGCAACCGCAGCAATGGCGACTGCTCAAGTTACAGTTGCTACAGCAAAATCCAGCCTTAGCCCATGACACCTCGGCGGCGCGAATTGCGACTCTGCATAAAGGCCTTTCGCTGCTCGGTTATAGCGAGTCGGAGGCAAAACGGGGCGCGCAGGAAGGTTTGGATTGTTTTTATTTCCATCGCAGCCATTTTCAGGTTTCAGACGAAGTCTTGGCACTGCTCACGCGCTTATCGGCCCATTTTCGGTTGATTGGTATCACCAATGGTAATGTGGACGCACAACGCATTGGCTTGAGTGAGGTGTTCGAGTTTGTGCTGCATCCTGGTAGTGGTGTGCGGATGAAGCCTGCTAAAGATATGTTTTCACAAGCCTGTGAAAGGCTGGATATCGGTTTAGATGAACTGCTGCACGTGGGTGATAGTATGAATGCCGATGTTCGCGGTGCGCGCTTAGCGGGCTGCCAGTCGGTCTGGCTCAACCCGAGTTTTGGCCGCGTGGCGTCGTTGCCCATTGCTGCACTGTTACCCCATATGGAAATTGCGACCCTCGATGCTCTGCTGGAGATCTTGTTGCCTTAA
- a CDS encoding helix-turn-helix domain-containing protein: protein MTYPTFALDDIGSLHESAQVEFKLARGRDGQGQLPEDIWATYSSFANTLGGEIILGVREEHGHFTIEGIPNPLPVLQEFWEILDDPSRTSHNILAISDVQLIEIMNKKLIRIRVPLAPEHLKPVFIGTDPYAGTYFRVGDADMHASRRQVTQMLRRAHHCTKQLKAR, encoded by the coding sequence ATGACATACCCAACATTCGCACTCGATGATATTGGTTCACTGCATGAGTCCGCCCAAGTGGAGTTCAAACTCGCGCGGGGCCGCGATGGTCAAGGTCAGCTCCCCGAAGATATTTGGGCGACCTATAGCTCCTTCGCTAACACCTTAGGTGGCGAGATTATCCTCGGGGTGCGTGAAGAACATGGTCATTTCACCATTGAAGGCATTCCGAATCCCCTGCCCGTGTTGCAGGAGTTTTGGGAAATCCTCGATGATCCAAGCCGCACCAGCCATAATATCCTGGCGATTTCTGATGTACAGCTAATTGAAATTATGAATAAAAAGCTGATAAGGATTCGCGTGCCACTCGCGCCAGAGCACCTAAAGCCCGTGTTTATCGGCACAGATCCTTATGCGGGGACTTATTTTCGCGTTGGGGATGCCGACATGCACGCCAGCCGAAGACAGGTCACGCAAATGCTGCGCCGCGCCCATCATTGCACTAAGCAACTCAAGGCGCGTTAA
- a CDS encoding uroporphyrinogen-III synthase — protein sequence MKVLLTRPEGRNQSMVDALTEKGIDHCVTPLLCVEATPPLPPDTSHPLADVDMVICISANAVSFADAAFKVDTAQVKDWPSVPYFAVGHATWEALQEKGIEALEAPDDCQQTEGLLTLPALQHIQGKHITIIRGVGGREALAEQLNARGAKVRYWEVYQRACPPLDGAAVSQQWRDFGIDTIVITSGEVLDNLINLVPKELFAWLRSCHIIVPSNRVEAQAHAFGITQVTNANAANSKAVLNALKL from the coding sequence ATGAAAGTCTTACTGACGCGCCCCGAGGGGCGCAATCAGTCCATGGTCGATGCCTTAACTGAAAAGGGTATCGACCACTGCGTTACTCCGCTCCTCTGTGTTGAGGCAACGCCTCCGCTGCCACCTGACACTTCACATCCCCTAGCCGATGTCGATATGGTTATCTGTATCAGCGCCAATGCGGTGAGCTTTGCTGATGCTGCGTTTAAAGTCGATACTGCCCAAGTTAAAGACTGGCCAAGCGTGCCTTATTTCGCCGTGGGTCATGCGACTTGGGAAGCGCTGCAAGAAAAGGGAATTGAGGCTCTCGAAGCACCGGACGATTGCCAGCAAACGGAAGGCTTGCTTACCCTGCCAGCACTGCAACATATCCAAGGTAAACATATCACTATCATTCGTGGCGTCGGTGGTCGTGAAGCCCTCGCCGAGCAACTGAATGCCAGAGGCGCGAAGGTGCGCTATTGGGAAGTCTATCAACGCGCTTGCCCGCCGCTCGATGGTGCCGCTGTTAGTCAACAATGGCGAGACTTTGGGATAGATACTATCGTCATAACGAGTGGTGAAGTACTGGATAATCTGATTAATCTAGTGCCAAAAGAGTTATTTGCATGGCTGCGCTCATGTCATATCATAGTCCCCAGTAACCGAGTAGAAGCTCAAGCTCATGCCTTTGGTATAACCCAAGTCACCAATGCCAATGCCGCCAACAGCAAAGCCGTGCTAAACGCCCTTAAACTCTAA
- a CDS encoding class I adenylate cyclase: protein MDQQGQFPDIAERLNQVRIARALALLSPLQKHLFRLIPFLIQQNSVQYPGFVDADTPCGIQGYRPDSLEAQACDVFKLPFIASEVENPAFEGVYAMGSTASFGQNAKSDVDVWLVHHAQLCDEDLALIKLKAERLTAWFAEYQFEVNFYLVHPLQFSGDKSQRSGCQSSMAHEHSGSTQHWLLLEEFYRSQIRLAGKTIAWWPDAKLNPELLYLGNVHELPASEYFGASLWQLYKGLNKPHKALIKVLLLEAYASEYPHSQLLCDRLWQKTLAGDFSTSNDAYYAIYEVIEAYLLKQNDNRRLEIVRRCFYLKCGVYLSIADQGKDWRYAKMQKLVQEWQWPDSLISTLDDCEHWHSGQLNWFNEQLNELLLASYQTLLRFASTHELNEGLRIEELGMLTRKLHTYFSQDEDQIAKLNLLWSRSVAESEVTMVSSAKENQYYLYRQGPKPQNLLGESAICKGKTPSALMIWACLNGVSTPETKWYEFGQSKVKSRRLTEAARRLLNFIDHDWRVSKLDLCQPWHFRKLIFVLNLDCDPTVHWHGQEMMVDVMNANVFSLGRKKENMLGALDAICLNSWGEWQCHRFEGETAVLQALSFVTPGLRRATHPVDMDVISCSQKLRPQLKLAVKNLLKQTVRLCQQVQQSSTLVQPLQISHTRYGIFFNPLGMAYQDLSDAKSFYQQLSRSHLVQLPRPELGDDPFSSMPKIIQNFAAKGAIQYFLRQRPESLDVFILDEDNQLSHYVQPGSNMMELVNKVSHHYVFDEYYASKARFNIPQFFHLVRVAGELTVMPFGVDINNANVEF, encoded by the coding sequence ATGGATCAGCAAGGTCAATTTCCTGATATTGCAGAAAGACTTAATCAAGTTCGTATCGCACGAGCTTTAGCCTTGTTGTCGCCGCTTCAAAAGCATTTGTTCCGTTTGATCCCCTTCCTTATTCAGCAGAATAGCGTCCAGTATCCCGGCTTTGTCGATGCCGACACGCCGTGTGGGATCCAAGGTTATCGTCCTGATTCACTTGAGGCACAGGCCTGTGATGTATTTAAGCTCCCCTTTATTGCCAGCGAGGTTGAAAATCCGGCCTTTGAAGGCGTTTACGCTATGGGTAGCACGGCCAGTTTTGGCCAGAATGCCAAGAGTGATGTGGATGTATGGCTAGTGCACCATGCACAGCTGTGTGATGAGGACTTAGCCTTAATCAAATTAAAAGCCGAGCGTTTAACTGCTTGGTTTGCCGAATATCAATTTGAGGTGAACTTTTACTTAGTTCACCCGCTGCAATTTTCTGGCGATAAATCGCAGCGTTCCGGTTGCCAATCGTCGATGGCCCATGAGCACAGCGGCAGTACGCAACATTGGTTATTACTTGAGGAGTTTTATCGCAGCCAAATTCGGTTAGCGGGTAAAACCATTGCATGGTGGCCCGATGCCAAGCTTAATCCTGAGCTGTTGTACCTAGGTAATGTGCACGAGCTACCGGCGAGTGAGTACTTTGGAGCGTCGCTGTGGCAGCTCTATAAAGGCCTTAATAAACCCCATAAGGCGTTGATAAAAGTACTGCTACTGGAAGCCTACGCGAGTGAATATCCTCACTCGCAGCTGTTGTGCGACAGGTTATGGCAAAAGACCTTAGCGGGGGATTTCTCCACCTCTAACGATGCCTATTACGCGATTTATGAGGTCATCGAAGCCTATCTATTAAAGCAGAATGATAATCGTCGACTTGAGATTGTGCGCCGCTGTTTTTATCTCAAATGTGGCGTGTATTTAAGTATCGCGGATCAAGGCAAAGACTGGCGCTACGCCAAAATGCAAAAGCTAGTGCAAGAATGGCAGTGGCCCGACAGCTTAATTTCGACCTTAGATGACTGTGAGCATTGGCATAGCGGACAATTGAACTGGTTCAATGAACAGCTCAACGAGTTGCTGCTGGCGAGTTACCAAACGCTGCTGCGCTTCGCCTCGACCCATGAGTTGAATGAGGGGCTCAGGATTGAAGAGTTGGGGATGCTCACCCGCAAGTTGCACACTTACTTCAGCCAAGATGAAGATCAAATTGCTAAGTTAAATCTGCTCTGGAGTCGCTCGGTCGCCGAATCTGAAGTGACCATGGTGTCTAGCGCCAAGGAAAACCAATATTACCTTTATCGTCAGGGGCCAAAGCCGCAAAATCTGTTGGGCGAATCGGCGATATGTAAGGGGAAAACTCCCTCAGCATTGATGATCTGGGCCTGCTTGAACGGCGTGTCGACGCCAGAAACCAAATGGTATGAGTTTGGCCAGAGTAAGGTTAAGTCTCGGCGCCTAACCGAGGCGGCGCGGCGGCTCTTGAACTTTATCGACCACGACTGGCGGGTGTCGAAACTCGACCTATGCCAGCCCTGGCATTTTAGAAAGCTGATTTTTGTTCTTAATCTCGACTGCGACCCTACCGTCCACTGGCATGGGCAAGAGATGATGGTCGATGTGATGAATGCCAACGTGTTTTCATTGGGCCGTAAGAAGGAAAATATGCTCGGCGCCCTCGATGCCATCTGTCTCAATAGTTGGGGAGAGTGGCAATGCCACCGTTTTGAGGGCGAAACCGCAGTATTGCAGGCGCTATCGTTTGTCACACCGGGATTAAGGCGAGCGACCCATCCGGTGGATATGGATGTGATTAGCTGCTCACAAAAACTCAGGCCTCAGCTTAAGTTAGCGGTGAAAAACCTGCTGAAACAAACTGTGCGCCTATGTCAGCAAGTGCAACAATCGAGCACTTTAGTGCAGCCGCTGCAAATCAGTCATACCCGTTATGGGATCTTCTTTAACCCCTTGGGGATGGCGTATCAGGACTTGAGTGATGCTAAATCCTTCTATCAGCAGTTGTCACGCAGTCATTTGGTGCAATTGCCTCGGCCCGAGTTGGGCGACGATCCTTTTTCGAGTATGCCAAAAATTATTCAGAACTTCGCGGCTAAAGGAGCGATTCAATATTTTCTGCGCCAGCGGCCCGAAAGTTTGGATGTGTTTATTCTCGATGAAGATAATCAGCTCAGCCATTATGTGCAGCCTGGCTCGAATATGATGGAGTTGGTGAACAAAGTGAGTCATCACTATGTATTTGATGAGTATTATGCTTCGAAGGCGAGGTTTAATATTCCGCAGTTTTTCCATCTCGTGCGGGTAGCGGGCGAGTTGACTGTCATGCCCTTTGGGGTCGATATCAATAACGCTAACGTGGAGTTTTAA
- a CDS encoding HupE/UreJ family protein gives MVRLSLLLLLSLSFIAPASAHEIHSGGGFMAGFNHPVLGFDHLLAMLSVGMLSTQLGGRAIWTVPLAFVCFMLVGGILGLYAIPVPFVEIGIALSVLLLGLAIAFDRQLPLLFAMAFVGVFAIFHGHAHGMEMPELASPILYAFGFLFGTAVIHLGGVMLGLGMQRVTGQRSLMRVSGVAIAAMGGYLLAGF, from the coding sequence ATGGTGCGTTTAAGTCTGTTGCTCCTCTTGAGTCTCTCGTTTATTGCCCCTGCGTCGGCGCACGAAATCCACTCCGGTGGTGGTTTTATGGCGGGCTTTAACCATCCCGTTTTAGGTTTTGACCATCTCCTTGCCATGCTGAGTGTGGGCATGCTCAGTACTCAATTGGGCGGCCGCGCCATTTGGACTGTGCCCTTAGCCTTTGTGTGTTTTATGTTGGTCGGTGGCATTTTAGGCCTGTATGCGATTCCGGTGCCCTTTGTCGAAATTGGCATTGCCCTATCTGTCTTATTGCTTGGGCTGGCGATAGCTTTTGACCGCCAACTTCCGCTGTTGTTTGCCATGGCTTTTGTGGGCGTGTTTGCGATTTTCCACGGCCATGCCCATGGGATGGAAATGCCCGAACTCGCCAGTCCCATACTCTATGCCTTCGGTTTCTTGTTTGGCACTGCGGTCATTCATCTTGGTGGGGTCATGTTAGGATTAGGCATGCAGCGCGTGACGGGCCAGCGCAGCTTAATGCGGGTATCGGGCGTTGCGATTGCCGCCATGGGTGGATATTTACTCGCTGGCTTTTAA
- the hemC gene encoding hydroxymethylbilane synthase — translation MSENRIRIATRKSPLAMWQAEFVKAELERVHPGIVVELLPMSTKGDVILDTPLAKVGGKGLFVKELEVAMLEDQADIAVHSMKDVPVDFPEGLGLEVICEREDPRDAFVSNLYKSISELPLGATVGTSSLRRQCQLRASRPDLIIKDLRGNVGTRLAKLDNGEYDAIILAAAGLIRLKLSERIASFISAEESLPANGQGAVGIECRTNDERVKALLAPLEHLETRYRVIAERAMNTRLEGGCQVPIGAFAEIHGDEMTLRGLVGNPDGSEIIEGVITGPKTEATKLGVALAEELLSKGAKSILDAVYAKA, via the coding sequence ATGTCTGAAAACCGCATACGTATCGCTACCCGCAAGAGCCCGCTGGCCATGTGGCAAGCAGAATTTGTTAAAGCAGAATTAGAACGCGTTCACCCAGGTATCGTGGTGGAGCTATTGCCAATGAGCACTAAGGGCGATGTTATCTTAGACACCCCATTAGCTAAGGTTGGTGGTAAGGGCCTGTTCGTAAAAGAACTCGAAGTCGCCATGCTGGAAGACCAAGCCGATATCGCTGTGCACTCGATGAAGGACGTGCCAGTGGATTTCCCCGAAGGCTTAGGACTGGAAGTGATTTGTGAGCGCGAAGATCCGCGCGACGCCTTTGTGTCTAACCTTTATAAGTCAATCAGTGAGTTGCCACTTGGCGCCACAGTCGGCACCTCAAGCCTACGTCGTCAGTGCCAGCTGCGCGCCTCACGTCCAGACCTGATTATCAAAGATCTGCGTGGCAACGTCGGTACTCGCCTCGCGAAACTCGATAACGGCGAATACGATGCGATTATCCTGGCTGCTGCAGGTTTAATCCGCCTGAAATTGTCTGAGCGTATCGCCAGCTTTATCTCTGCGGAAGAATCCTTACCCGCCAACGGTCAAGGTGCTGTCGGTATCGAGTGCCGCACTAACGATGAACGCGTAAAAGCACTCCTAGCACCTTTAGAACACTTAGAGACTCGCTACCGCGTGATCGCCGAGCGCGCCATGAATACTCGCCTCGAAGGCGGCTGCCAAGTACCTATTGGTGCCTTTGCCGAAATCCACGGTGATGAGATGACACTGCGCGGCCTCGTAGGTAACCCAGATGGTAGCGAAATCATCGAAGGCGTGATTACAGGTCCAAAGACCGAAGCAACGAAACTCGGTGTGGCCCTGGCTGAAGAACTACTCAGCAAAGGCGCCAAAAGCATCCTCGACGCTGTTTACGCAAAAGCCTAA
- the cyaY gene encoding iron donor protein CyaY, which translates to MAMTDTEFHQLADDMFQAIETAIETAIDEQDADVDIDASGNVLQLEFVDGSKIVINKQEPLHEIWVATRFGGYHFGFVDGKWIDGRNGGEFMPFVQDSILRQSGIALSF; encoded by the coding sequence ATGGCCATGACAGATACAGAATTTCACCAGCTCGCCGATGACATGTTCCAAGCGATAGAGACCGCTATCGAAACCGCAATTGATGAACAAGACGCCGATGTCGATATTGATGCCAGCGGTAACGTGTTACAGCTGGAATTTGTCGATGGTTCGAAAATTGTTATCAACAAACAAGAGCCTTTGCATGAGATTTGGGTTGCAACCCGTTTCGGTGGCTATCACTTTGGTTTTGTTGATGGTAAATGGATTGATGGCCGTAATGGTGGCGAGTTTATGCCCTTTGTACAGGACTCAATCCTTCGCCAGAGCGGTATCGCACTGAGCTTCTAA